A window from Streptomyces subrutilus encodes these proteins:
- a CDS encoding phosphatidylglycerol lysyltransferase domain-containing protein translates to MSSRIDGDKSGQVPSGVRRILRGPRPESVPGIVGTAAMIVGLLDIAAGVFPRFRHSRIHAVTEVLPGSFGPFAAALSISAGVLLLLLAHGLKRRKRRAWRAAVVLLPAGAVAQFTYRHSIIGVVIVALLLALLLRYQGEFKALPDPRSRWKALANFVLMSAGSIGLGLVIVNVHPGKVVGDPSLSEQITHVVYGLFGYEGPVDYVGRVSWTVGYSLGALGMLTALTTIYLAFRPEHPAARLTADDEDKLRELLARHGGRDSLGHFALRRDKAVVFSPSGKAAVTYRVVSGVMLASGDPIGDVEAWPGAIERFMEEAKAHSWTPAVMGCSETGGEVWTRETGLDALELGDEAIVDVKDFSLSGRAMRNVRQMVKRIERNGYTTKVRRVSELTQAELEQVRGAADAWRGTDTERGFSMALGRVGDPGDGDCFIATAHRVEEGDTSPFGDLKAVLHFVPWGTDGMSLELMRRDRAADPGMNELLIVASLEAAPALKIEKVSLNFAMFRSALARGEKIGAGPVLRMWRGLLVFLSRWFQIESLYKFNAKFRPRWEPRFVVFRTTRDLPRIGFAAMQAEGFVTLALPRLFASRRRPKPVRTCAHSHVAAVPKQAEREVQAA, encoded by the coding sequence ATGTCTAGCAGGATAGATGGCGATAAGTCGGGACAGGTTCCGAGCGGGGTGCGCCGAATCCTCCGTGGTCCACGGCCGGAGTCGGTGCCCGGCATCGTAGGTACGGCCGCCATGATCGTCGGGCTGCTGGACATCGCGGCCGGAGTCTTCCCGCGCTTCCGGCACAGCCGGATCCACGCGGTCACCGAAGTGCTGCCCGGTTCCTTCGGCCCCTTCGCGGCGGCCCTGTCGATCAGCGCGGGCGTCCTGCTGCTGCTGCTCGCCCACGGCCTCAAGCGGCGCAAGCGGCGGGCCTGGCGGGCCGCCGTGGTGCTGCTGCCCGCCGGCGCGGTGGCGCAGTTCACCTACCGGCACTCGATCATCGGCGTGGTCATCGTGGCCCTGCTGCTCGCCCTGCTGCTGCGCTACCAGGGTGAGTTCAAGGCGCTCCCGGACCCGCGCAGCCGCTGGAAGGCGCTCGCGAACTTCGTCCTGATGAGCGCCGGCTCCATCGGCCTCGGCCTGGTCATCGTCAACGTCCACCCGGGCAAGGTCGTCGGCGACCCGAGCCTCTCCGAGCAGATCACGCACGTGGTCTACGGCCTCTTCGGCTACGAGGGCCCCGTCGACTACGTCGGACGGGTCTCCTGGACCGTCGGCTACTCGCTCGGCGCCCTCGGCATGCTCACCGCGCTCACCACCATCTACCTGGCCTTCCGCCCCGAGCACCCGGCCGCCCGGCTCACCGCCGACGACGAGGACAAGCTCCGCGAGCTGCTCGCCCGGCACGGCGGCCGCGACTCCCTCGGCCACTTCGCGCTCCGCCGCGACAAGGCCGTCGTCTTCTCCCCCAGCGGCAAGGCCGCGGTCACCTACCGCGTCGTCTCCGGCGTGATGCTCGCCTCCGGCGACCCCATCGGCGACGTCGAGGCCTGGCCCGGCGCCATCGAGCGGTTCATGGAGGAGGCCAAGGCCCACTCCTGGACCCCGGCCGTCATGGGCTGCAGCGAGACCGGCGGCGAGGTCTGGACCCGCGAGACCGGGCTGGACGCCCTGGAGCTGGGCGACGAGGCGATCGTCGACGTCAAAGACTTCTCCCTCTCCGGACGCGCCATGCGCAACGTCCGCCAGATGGTGAAGCGCATCGAGCGCAACGGCTACACCACCAAGGTCCGCCGGGTCAGCGAGCTCACGCAGGCCGAACTGGAGCAGGTGCGCGGCGCCGCCGACGCCTGGCGCGGCACCGACACCGAGCGCGGCTTCTCCATGGCGCTCGGCCGGGTCGGGGACCCGGGCGACGGCGACTGCTTCATCGCCACCGCCCACCGCGTGGAGGAGGGCGACACCAGCCCCTTCGGCGACCTGAAGGCCGTCCTGCACTTCGTCCCGTGGGGCACGGACGGCATGTCGCTGGAGCTGATGCGCCGCGACCGCGCCGCCGACCCCGGCATGAACGAGCTGCTCATCGTCGCCTCCCTGGAGGCCGCACCCGCCCTGAAGATCGAGAAGGTCTCGCTGAACTTCGCGATGTTCCGCTCGGCCCTCGCCCGCGGCGAGAAGATCGGCGCCGGCCCCGTCCTGCGCATGTGGCGCGGCCTGCTGGTCTTCCTCTCCCGCTGGTTCCAGATCGAGTCGCTGTACAAGTTCAACGCGAAGTTCCGCCCCCGCTGGGAGCCCCGCTTCGTGGTCTTCCGCACCACCCGCGACCTGCCCCGGATCGGCTTCGCCGCCATGCAGGCCGAGGGCTTCGTGACGCTGGCCCTGCCCCGGCTGTTCGCCAGCCGGCGCCGGCCCAAGCCGGTCCGCACCTGCGCCCACTCCCACGTGGCAGCCGTGCCCAAGCAGGCCGAGCGCGAGGTGCAGGCGGCGTAA
- a CDS encoding PH domain-containing protein, with translation METGTTGGTSRPEWVGLPGGLLTLRRLLLVIWTTLLTAVTALVLGLTAGPAWAALAALWPAVLVWGWVLLGRNWRSWRYAERADDLLISRGVLWREETVVPYGRMQLVEVTSGPLERRFGLASVQLHTAAAATDAKIPGLVPGEAERLRDRLTELGEARSAGL, from the coding sequence ATGGAAACCGGGACAACGGGTGGGACGAGTCGGCCCGAGTGGGTGGGGCTGCCCGGCGGGCTGCTCACCCTGCGGCGGCTGCTGCTGGTGATCTGGACGACGCTGCTCACGGCGGTGACGGCGCTGGTCCTCGGCCTGACGGCCGGTCCGGCGTGGGCGGCGCTCGCCGCGCTCTGGCCGGCCGTGCTGGTGTGGGGCTGGGTGCTGCTGGGGCGGAACTGGCGGTCCTGGCGGTACGCGGAGCGCGCGGACGACCTGCTGATCAGCCGGGGGGTGCTGTGGCGGGAGGAGACCGTGGTGCCGTACGGCCGGATGCAACTGGTCGAGGTCACCTCGGGCCCGCTGGAGCGGCGCTTCGGGCTGGCCTCCGTCCAGCTGCACACGGCCGCGGCCGCGACGGACGCGAAGATCCCGGGGCTGGTGCCCGGGGAGGCGGAGCGGCTGCGCGACCGGCTGACCGAGCTCGGCGAGGCAAGGTCGGCGGGCCTGTGA
- a CDS encoding ABC transporter substrate-binding protein — MSKTTRVLGASLGALALTVSLAACGGDSLEKTKDGGADSSAPSGGGKGSLVVGSAGFTESNVLAELYAQVLKDAGYSTSVTTVNNRELYEPSLEKGEIDVVPEYAATLAEFLNAKVNGPKAPEEKPVASSDAAATVAALEKLAGPLGLKALPAGGAVDQNAFAVTKEFAQKNNLKSLSDLGKSGLKVKIAAGDECAVRPFCAPGLTKTYGIQVSGIDPKGVGTPQSKQAVKDGTDQLVLTTTTDATLDSYGLVLLEDDKKLQNADNVLPVVNAKDAGSPEVAAALDKLTKVLTTADLVDLNRKVDAERAKPADVAKAYLESKGLLKK; from the coding sequence ATGAGCAAGACCACACGCGTCCTCGGCGCGTCCCTGGGCGCGCTGGCCCTGACGGTGTCGCTGGCCGCGTGCGGTGGCGACAGCCTGGAGAAGACCAAGGACGGCGGCGCGGACTCCTCCGCCCCCTCCGGCGGCGGCAAGGGCAGCCTGGTGGTCGGTTCGGCCGGGTTCACCGAGTCCAACGTGCTGGCGGAGCTGTACGCGCAGGTCCTCAAGGACGCCGGCTACAGCACCTCGGTCACCACGGTCAACAACCGCGAGCTGTACGAGCCGTCGCTGGAGAAGGGCGAGATCGACGTCGTCCCGGAGTACGCGGCCACGCTCGCCGAGTTCCTCAACGCCAAGGTGAACGGCCCCAAGGCGCCGGAGGAGAAGCCGGTGGCCTCCAGCGACGCGGCGGCGACCGTGGCGGCGCTGGAGAAGCTCGCGGGCCCGCTCGGCCTGAAGGCGCTGCCGGCGGGCGGGGCGGTCGACCAGAACGCCTTCGCCGTGACCAAGGAATTCGCGCAGAAGAACAACCTGAAGTCCCTTTCCGATCTTGGTAAGTCCGGCCTCAAGGTGAAGATCGCCGCCGGTGACGAATGCGCCGTCCGCCCCTTCTGCGCGCCGGGATTGACGAAGACGTACGGAATCCAGGTTTCCGGGATCGACCCCAAGGGCGTCGGAACGCCCCAGTCCAAGCAGGCGGTCAAGGACGGCACGGACCAGCTCGTGCTGACCACCACCACGGACGCCACCCTGGACTCCTACGGGCTGGTGCTGCTGGAGGACGACAAGAAGCTCCAGAACGCCGACAACGTGCTGCCGGTGGTCAACGCCAAGGACGCGGGCTCCCCGGAGGTCGCGGCCGCCCTCGACAAGCTGACCAAGGTGCTCACGACGGCCGACCTGGTCGACCTCAACCGCAAGGTGGACGCCGAGCGCGCGAAGCCGGCCGACGTCGCCAAGGCCTACCTGGAGTCCAAGGGCCTGCTGAAGAAGTAG
- a CDS encoding alpha/beta hydrolase, producing the protein MGLTSNTVLALAIVAGVLLFAATVWLWPKLSGRSWRAYTGRVGLLLATQLALFSAVGLAANKSFLFYGSWADLFGQETSIGKVVDHSMSSDDIKVIDKQKLDVPGGGKPQVGGQILKVAITGQKSRITSPGYVWLPPEYFQPQHKDQNFPASIVLTGYPGTAENLIKGLDYPMKAFGLSKAGKMKPMILVMLRPTIAPPRDTECVDIPDGPQTETFFGVDLPQAITDTFRVGKKPENMGFIGNSTGGYCALKIAAHYPQTFGAAAGLSAYYEAPDDPTTGDLFHGDAKLKKRADVLASIEAKKPSGTSFLVTSSEKGEPNLGDTKKFIKKVKGPDRVSSIILDSGGHNFNTWRREIPPMLVWMSGRIQA; encoded by the coding sequence ATGGGTCTCACCAGTAATACGGTTCTGGCGCTGGCCATCGTCGCGGGTGTGCTGCTCTTCGCAGCCACGGTCTGGCTCTGGCCGAAGCTCTCGGGCCGCTCCTGGCGCGCCTACACGGGCCGCGTCGGCCTGTTGCTGGCGACCCAGCTCGCGCTGTTCTCGGCCGTGGGACTCGCGGCGAACAAGTCGTTCCTCTTCTACGGGTCCTGGGCCGACCTGTTCGGCCAGGAGACGTCCATCGGGAAGGTCGTCGACCACTCGATGAGCAGCGACGACATCAAGGTCATCGACAAGCAGAAGCTGGACGTGCCGGGCGGGGGCAAGCCCCAGGTGGGCGGCCAGATCCTGAAGGTGGCCATAACCGGGCAGAAGTCGAGGATAACGAGCCCGGGCTACGTGTGGCTGCCGCCGGAGTACTTCCAGCCGCAGCACAAGGACCAGAACTTCCCGGCGTCCATCGTCCTGACGGGCTACCCGGGCACGGCCGAGAACCTGATCAAAGGGCTCGACTACCCGATGAAGGCCTTCGGCCTGTCCAAGGCCGGCAAGATGAAGCCGATGATCCTGGTCATGCTGCGCCCGACGATCGCCCCGCCGCGCGACACGGAGTGCGTGGACATCCCCGACGGGCCGCAGACCGAGACCTTCTTCGGCGTGGACCTCCCGCAGGCCATCACCGACACCTTCCGGGTCGGCAAGAAGCCCGAGAACATGGGCTTCATCGGCAACTCGACGGGCGGCTACTGCGCCCTGAAGATCGCCGCGCACTACCCGCAGACCTTCGGCGCCGCGGCCGGCCTGTCCGCGTACTACGAGGCCCCGGACGACCCGACGACCGGTGACCTCTTCCACGGGGACGCCAAGCTGAAGAAGCGCGCGGACGTCCTGGCCAGCATCGAGGCGAAGAAGCCGAGCGGTACGTCCTTCCTCGTGACCAGCAGCGAGAAGGGCGAGCCGAACCTCGGCGACACCAAGAAGTTCATCAAGAAGGTGAAGGGCCCGGACCGGGTCTCCTCGATCATCCTCGACAGCGGCGGCCACAACTTCAACACCTGGCGCCGCGAGATCCCGCCGATGCTGGTGTGGATGAGCGGCCGCATCCAGGCCTGA
- a CDS encoding nuclear transport factor 2 family protein, with amino-acid sequence MSRTDIEAVEEVNTAFYEAMEQGDFDALSALWLEDEISCVHPGWPVLSGRGEVLRSYALIMSHTDYIQFFLTDTKVAVIGDTALVTCTENILSGGPAEDGGELGPLVGQLVVATNVFRRTSEGWRLWSHHGSPVLTESDEDDEDDSS; translated from the coding sequence GTGAGCCGTACCGACATCGAAGCGGTCGAAGAGGTCAACACGGCCTTCTACGAGGCCATGGAGCAGGGGGACTTCGACGCGCTGTCGGCGCTGTGGCTGGAGGACGAGATCTCGTGCGTCCACCCCGGCTGGCCGGTGCTCTCCGGCCGCGGCGAAGTGCTGCGCTCGTACGCGCTGATCATGTCCCACACGGACTACATCCAGTTCTTCCTCACCGACACCAAGGTCGCCGTCATAGGCGACACCGCCCTCGTGACCTGCACGGAGAACATCCTCAGCGGCGGCCCCGCCGAGGACGGCGGCGAGCTCGGCCCGCTCGTGGGCCAGCTCGTCGTCGCCACGAATGTGTTCCGACGCACATCCGAGGGCTGGCGGCTCTGGTCCCACCACGGTTCTCCGGTGCTCACGGAGTCCGACGAGGACGACGAGGACGACTCCTCCTGA
- a CDS encoding ABC transporter permease, producing MAGQSCLVANDWICWEYVTSRSQELTDATLEHVWITGASVLIGIAVSVPLALLARRGRHWAAPVLGLTTLLYTVPSLAMFSLLLPVFGLSAALVVTGLVLYSLTILVRNVLAGLEAVPEEVREAARGMGYGPSRLLWQVELPLALPALLAGVRIATVSTVALTTVGSIVGKGGLGNLIAPAVNSSFKAQVLTASVLCVLLALVADLLLLGLQRLLTPWTRAGARRTSGKGA from the coding sequence GTGGCCGGGCAGAGCTGCCTGGTGGCGAACGACTGGATCTGCTGGGAGTACGTGACCTCCCGGTCCCAGGAGCTCACCGACGCCACCCTCGAACACGTCTGGATCACCGGCGCGTCCGTCCTCATCGGCATCGCCGTGTCGGTCCCGCTCGCCCTGCTGGCCCGCCGCGGCCGGCACTGGGCGGCGCCCGTGCTCGGGCTCACCACGCTGCTCTACACGGTCCCGTCCCTCGCCATGTTCTCGCTGCTGCTGCCCGTCTTCGGGCTGTCGGCGGCGCTCGTGGTGACCGGGCTGGTGCTGTACTCGCTGACCATCCTCGTCCGCAACGTGCTGGCCGGCCTCGAAGCCGTCCCCGAGGAGGTCCGGGAGGCCGCCCGCGGCATGGGCTACGGGCCGTCCCGGCTGCTGTGGCAGGTCGAGCTGCCGCTGGCGCTGCCCGCGCTGCTGGCCGGTGTCCGGATCGCGACCGTCTCCACCGTCGCGCTGACCACGGTCGGCTCCATCGTCGGCAAGGGCGGGCTGGGCAACCTCATCGCCCCGGCCGTCAACAGCTCCTTCAAGGCCCAGGTGCTCACCGCCTCGGTGCTGTGCGTGCTGCTGGCGCTGGTGGCGGACCTGCTGCTGCTCGGCCTCCAGCGGCTGCTCACCCCGTGGACCCGCGCCGGTGCGCGCCGGACCTCCGGCAAGGGGGCCTGA
- a CDS encoding ABC transporter permease, which translates to MGVLTGAWDWLANGANWSGENGVWHRLGEHVYVSGIALAVACAVALPVGLYLGHLGKGGALAVNVSNVGRAVPVFAVLALFMVSPLRNAGYLPTIVALVLFAIPPLLTNAYVGMREVDRSVVEAARGMGMSGRQLFLRVELPLARPLVMTGLRSGAVQVIATATIAAMVGQGGLGRIITAGFNTYNTAQVVAGALLVAALALLVEGVLVAADRLLPRTSAR; encoded by the coding sequence GTGGGCGTGCTGACCGGAGCCTGGGACTGGCTGGCGAACGGGGCCAACTGGTCCGGCGAGAACGGCGTGTGGCACCGGCTCGGCGAGCACGTCTACGTCAGCGGGATCGCCCTGGCCGTCGCCTGCGCGGTGGCCCTGCCGGTCGGGCTGTACCTCGGCCACCTCGGCAAGGGCGGCGCGCTCGCGGTCAACGTCTCCAACGTCGGCCGGGCCGTGCCGGTCTTCGCGGTGCTGGCGCTGTTCATGGTCTCCCCGCTGCGCAACGCCGGCTACCTGCCGACCATCGTCGCGCTGGTGCTCTTCGCGATCCCGCCGCTGCTCACCAACGCGTACGTCGGCATGCGCGAGGTGGACCGCTCGGTGGTCGAGGCCGCGCGGGGCATGGGCATGTCCGGCCGCCAACTCTTCCTGCGCGTGGAACTGCCGCTCGCCCGGCCGCTGGTGATGACCGGGCTGCGCTCGGGCGCGGTGCAGGTGATCGCCACGGCCACCATCGCCGCGATGGTCGGCCAGGGCGGCCTCGGCCGGATCATCACCGCGGGCTTCAACACGTACAACACCGCGCAGGTCGTCGCGGGCGCCCTGCTGGTGGCCGCGCTGGCCCTGCTGGTGGAGGGCGTGCTGGTGGCGGCGGACCGGCTGCTGCCGCGGACGTCCGCCCGCTGA
- a CDS encoding PH domain-containing protein: MTALPTGGDAMAPEPAVPGPAGSGLVEPGPAGGGAGEGAGPGGERRLHPFTPLRRAWVPIAATLGVIVQQGDRAGEWIADLSALLRVLTLLALVLVFGVYGFLSWWFTHFSVTDTELRIRTGLLFRRTAHIRLDRLQAVDVTRPLLARLTGVASLRLDVIGTDDKDELAFLGEKEAVALRAELLARAAGFAPEEAVRLGQAPERELLRVLPRDLAVSLLLSLSVLAALAGGIAAPVFVWWISSSPWAAVVALLPMLGAVWAGSAGRFLTEYDWTVAESPDGLRLDHGLLDRAHETVPPGRVQTVRIVEPLLWRRRGWVRVELAVAGTKNDVLVPVASREAAYAVVARVLPGVDLTALEFTGAPAAGSRWVVPVWWKGYALAVSPEVFAARRGRLCRRTEIVPHAKVQSVRLSQGPWERARGVADVRVDTGANGTVTARLRAAAEAAELLYAQAARSRTSRASARPDRWMT, translated from the coding sequence GTGACCGCGCTTCCGACGGGCGGCGACGCGATGGCGCCCGAGCCGGCGGTGCCGGGGCCGGCGGGGTCCGGGCTGGTGGAGCCGGGGCCGGCGGGCGGCGGGGCCGGGGAGGGGGCGGGGCCGGGCGGGGAGCGGCGGCTGCATCCGTTCACCCCGTTGCGGCGGGCCTGGGTGCCGATCGCGGCGACCCTCGGCGTGATCGTCCAGCAGGGCGACCGGGCCGGCGAGTGGATAGCCGACCTGTCCGCCCTGCTGCGCGTCCTCACCCTGCTCGCGCTGGTCCTCGTCTTCGGCGTGTACGGCTTCCTGAGCTGGTGGTTCACGCACTTCTCGGTCACCGACACCGAACTGCGCATCCGCACCGGCCTCCTCTTCCGCCGCACCGCGCACATCCGCCTCGACCGGCTCCAGGCGGTGGACGTCACCCGCCCGCTGCTGGCCCGGCTCACCGGCGTGGCCTCGCTGCGGCTCGACGTCATCGGCACCGACGACAAGGACGAGCTGGCCTTCCTCGGTGAGAAGGAGGCCGTGGCGCTGCGCGCCGAACTCCTCGCCCGGGCCGCCGGTTTCGCCCCCGAGGAGGCGGTCCGGCTGGGCCAGGCCCCCGAACGCGAGCTGCTGCGCGTCCTGCCCCGCGACCTCGCCGTGTCACTGCTGCTGAGCCTGAGCGTCCTGGCGGCGCTGGCCGGCGGGATCGCGGCGCCGGTGTTCGTGTGGTGGATCAGCTCCAGCCCGTGGGCGGCCGTCGTCGCGCTGCTCCCGATGCTCGGAGCGGTCTGGGCGGGCAGCGCCGGCCGGTTCCTCACCGAGTACGACTGGACGGTCGCCGAGTCCCCCGACGGGCTGCGCCTGGACCACGGGCTGCTCGACCGGGCGCACGAGACCGTGCCCCCGGGGCGGGTGCAGACCGTACGGATCGTGGAGCCGCTGCTGTGGCGGCGGCGGGGGTGGGTCCGGGTGGAGCTCGCGGTGGCCGGCACGAAGAACGACGTCCTGGTCCCGGTCGCCTCCCGGGAAGCCGCGTACGCGGTGGTCGCGCGGGTGCTGCCGGGGGTGGACCTGACCGCCCTGGAGTTCACGGGCGCGCCCGCGGCCGGATCGCGCTGGGTGGTGCCGGTGTGGTGGAAGGGGTACGCGCTGGCCGTGTCGCCGGAGGTGTTCGCCGCGCGCCGCGGCCGGCTGTGCCGCCGGACGGAGATCGTCCCGCACGCCAAGGTGCAGAGCGTCCGGCTGTCCCAGGGGCCCTGGGAGCGGGCCCGCGGGGTGGCCGACGTCCGCGTCGACACCGGCGCCAACGGCACCGTCACGGCGCGGCTGCGCGCGGCGGCCGAGGCGGCGGAGCTGCTGTACGCGCAGGCCGCCCGCTCCCGCACCTCCCGGGCCTCGGCCCGCCCGGACCGCTGGATGACGTGA
- a CDS encoding NADH-quinone oxidoreductase subunit D, whose amino-acid sequence MTETTVGIGGAAESTDMVLNIGPQHPSTHGVLRLRLVLDGERIVSAEPVVGYMHRGAEKLFEARDYRQIVMLANRHDWLSAFSNELGVVMAVERMLGMEVPERAVWMRTLLAELNRVLNHLMFLGSYPLELGGITPIFHAFREREELQAVMEEISGGRMHYMFNRVGGLKEDLPAGWLGRARAAIADVRTRMDVYDKLVRGNEIFRGRTRGVGVLPAEAVHAYGVSGPVARASGVDFDLRRDEPYLAYGELQDVLKVVTRTDGDCLARFEVLLDQTHNALDLAVACLDRMAELPPGPVNQRLPKVLKAPEGHTYAWTENPLGINGYYLVSKGEKTPYRLKLRSASYNNIQALAVLLPGQLVADMVSILGSLFFVVGDIDK is encoded by the coding sequence ATGACGGAGACCACGGTCGGCATCGGCGGTGCGGCGGAGAGCACCGACATGGTGCTCAACATCGGACCCCAGCACCCTTCCACGCACGGCGTGCTGCGCCTGCGCCTCGTCCTGGACGGGGAGCGGATCGTCTCCGCCGAGCCGGTGGTCGGCTACATGCACCGCGGCGCCGAGAAGCTCTTCGAGGCGCGCGACTACCGCCAGATCGTGATGCTCGCCAACCGCCACGACTGGCTCTCCGCCTTCTCCAACGAGCTGGGCGTCGTCATGGCGGTCGAGCGGATGCTCGGCATGGAGGTCCCCGAGCGGGCCGTGTGGATGCGGACCCTGCTGGCCGAGCTGAACCGGGTGCTCAACCACCTGATGTTCCTCGGCTCCTACCCCCTCGAACTGGGCGGGATCACCCCGATCTTCCACGCGTTCCGCGAGCGCGAGGAGCTGCAGGCCGTCATGGAGGAGATCTCCGGCGGCCGCATGCACTACATGTTCAACCGGGTCGGCGGCCTCAAGGAGGACCTCCCGGCCGGCTGGCTCGGGCGGGCCCGCGCGGCCATCGCCGACGTGCGCACCCGGATGGACGTCTACGACAAGCTGGTCCGCGGCAACGAGATCTTCCGCGGCCGCACCCGCGGCGTCGGCGTGCTCCCCGCCGAGGCGGTCCACGCGTACGGGGTCTCCGGTCCCGTCGCCCGCGCCTCCGGCGTCGACTTCGACCTGCGCCGCGACGAGCCCTACCTGGCCTACGGCGAACTGCAGGACGTGCTGAAGGTGGTCACCCGCACCGACGGGGACTGCCTGGCCCGCTTCGAGGTGCTGCTCGACCAGACCCACAACGCCCTCGACCTGGCCGTGGCCTGCCTGGACCGGATGGCGGAGCTGCCGCCGGGCCCCGTCAACCAGCGGCTGCCCAAGGTGCTCAAGGCGCCCGAGGGGCACACGTACGCCTGGACCGAGAACCCGCTCGGGATCAACGGCTACTACCTCGTCTCCAAGGGCGAGAAGACCCCGTACCGGCTGAAGCTGCGCAGCGCCTCCTACAACAACATCCAGGCCCTCGCCGTGCTGCTGCCCGGGCAGCTGGTCGCGGACATGGTGTCGATCCTCGGCTCGCTGTTCTTCGTCGTCGGCGACATCGACAAGTAG
- the folP gene encoding dihydropteroate synthase, with protein sequence MNTKRGATDRGRVAGLPEWDRCAVMGVVNVTPDSFSDGGRWFDTTSAVKRGLDLAAQGADLVDVGGESTRPGASRVDEEEELRRVVPVVRGLASEGVCVSVDTMRASVAARAVDAGAVLVNDVSGGLADPGMIPAVAAARVPFVVMHWRGFSDGMNGRAVYGDVLAEVTAELRTRIDAVVSGGISPDRVLVDPGLGFAKNADHDLALVAHLPELRALGFPLLVAASRKRFLGRVLAGADGAAPPPARERDAATAAVSAIAAHQGAWAVRVHEVRATADAVRVARAVEGAL encoded by the coding sequence ATGAACACGAAGCGCGGAGCCACCGACAGGGGCCGGGTCGCAGGTCTTCCCGAGTGGGACCGCTGCGCAGTCATGGGCGTCGTCAACGTCACCCCCGACTCGTTCTCCGACGGCGGCCGCTGGTTCGACACCACCTCGGCCGTCAAACGCGGCCTCGACCTCGCCGCCCAGGGCGCCGACCTCGTCGACGTCGGCGGCGAGTCCACCCGGCCCGGCGCCTCCCGCGTCGACGAGGAGGAAGAGCTGCGCCGGGTCGTGCCCGTCGTGCGCGGCCTGGCCTCCGAAGGCGTCTGCGTCTCCGTCGACACCATGCGCGCCAGCGTCGCCGCCCGGGCCGTCGACGCCGGCGCGGTCCTGGTCAACGACGTCAGCGGCGGACTCGCCGACCCCGGCATGATCCCGGCCGTCGCCGCCGCCCGGGTGCCCTTCGTGGTCATGCACTGGCGCGGCTTCAGCGACGGCATGAACGGCCGCGCCGTCTACGGGGACGTCCTCGCCGAGGTCACCGCCGAACTCCGGACCCGCATCGACGCCGTCGTCTCCGGCGGCATCTCCCCCGACCGCGTCCTCGTCGACCCGGGCCTCGGCTTCGCCAAGAACGCCGACCACGACCTCGCCCTCGTCGCCCACCTCCCCGAGCTGCGCGCGCTCGGCTTCCCGCTCCTGGTCGCCGCCTCGCGCAAGCGCTTCCTCGGCCGCGTCCTGGCCGGCGCGGACGGCGCGGCCCCGCCGCCCGCCCGCGAGCGCGACGCGGCCACCGCCGCCGTCTCCGCCATAGCCGCCCACCAGGGCGCTTGGGCCGTACGGGTCCACGAGGTACGGGCGACGGCCGACGCGGTTCGGGTGGCCCGCGCCGTGGAAGGGGCACTGTGA
- a CDS encoding ABC transporter ATP-binding protein: MIRFEHVTKRYPDGTKAVEDLSFEVAEGELVTLVGPSGCGKTTTMKMVNRLIEPTSGRILLNGEDIAAADPVELRRHIGYVIQQVGLFPHKTVLENTATVPQLIGTPKAKARARAAELLELVGLDPSVYGGRYPEQLSGGQRQRVGVARALAADPPVLLMDEPFGAVDPVVRERLQNEFLTLQRTVRKTILLVTHDLEEAIRLGDRMAVYGTGTIEQFARPAAVLGAPATDYVASFVGADRGLKRLAVTRVGEDDLTAPESGAPAPAAAVELGATLREALAVLLQEDSGRIGVTRPGSGALIGVLTPEGVHRALRRAQLQEA, encoded by the coding sequence GTGATCCGATTCGAGCATGTGACCAAGCGCTACCCCGACGGGACGAAAGCCGTCGAGGACCTGTCCTTCGAGGTCGCGGAGGGTGAGCTGGTCACGCTCGTGGGACCGTCCGGCTGCGGCAAGACGACCACGATGAAGATGGTCAACCGGCTCATCGAGCCGACCTCCGGCCGCATCCTGCTGAACGGCGAGGACATCGCGGCCGCCGACCCCGTCGAGCTGCGCCGCCACATCGGCTACGTCATCCAGCAGGTCGGCCTGTTCCCGCACAAGACGGTGCTGGAGAACACGGCGACCGTGCCGCAGCTCATCGGCACCCCCAAGGCCAAGGCCCGCGCCCGCGCGGCCGAACTGCTCGAACTGGTCGGCCTGGACCCGTCCGTCTACGGCGGCCGGTACCCGGAGCAGCTCTCCGGCGGCCAGCGCCAGCGCGTCGGCGTCGCCCGCGCCCTGGCGGCCGACCCGCCGGTGCTGCTGATGGACGAGCCGTTCGGGGCCGTGGACCCGGTGGTGCGCGAGCGGCTCCAGAACGAGTTCCTGACCCTCCAGCGCACGGTGCGCAAGACGATCCTGCTGGTCACGCACGACCTGGAGGAAGCGATCCGGCTCGGCGACCGGATGGCGGTCTACGGCACCGGCACCATCGAGCAGTTCGCCCGCCCGGCGGCGGTGCTCGGGGCGCCGGCCACCGACTACGTGGCCTCCTTCGTCGGCGCGGACCGCGGCCTCAAGCGGCTGGCCGTCACCCGCGTCGGCGAGGACGACCTGACGGCGCCGGAGTCCGGCGCCCCGGCCCCCGCGGCCGCCGTGGAGCTCGGGGCGACCCTGCGCGAGGCCCTCGCCGTCCTGCTCCAGGAGGACTCGGGCCGCATCGGGGTCACCCGGCCCGGGTCGGGCGCGCTGATCGGCGTACTGACCCCGGAGGGCGTCCACCGGGCCCTGCGGCGGGCCCAGCTCCAGGAGGCGTGA